A genomic segment from Selenomonadales bacterium encodes:
- the cobU gene encoding bifunctional adenosylcobinamide kinase/adenosylcobinamide-phosphate guanylyltransferase, producing the protein MGKIVLVTGGSRSGKSTFAEKYAAKYGERVAYIATAQIYDKEMRYRVDLHQQRRPSSWKTYEAPYEAERAIGDASKEHDMILFDCVTLYITNTLLKDYREEKLAHHYEIVTTAIERLIISAKESDSIVIFVTNEVGSGIVPGDALSREYRDLAGLANQLIASAADEVYLVTCGLATEIKRNAIIL; encoded by the coding sequence ATGGGAAAGATCGTTTTGGTGACAGGTGGTTCGCGTAGTGGTAAGAGTACATTCGCCGAAAAATATGCTGCTAAATATGGTGAGCGTGTTGCTTACATAGCGACGGCACAGATCTATGATAAAGAAATGAGGTATCGAGTCGATCTTCATCAACAGAGAAGACCGTCTTCGTGGAAAACGTATGAAGCTCCATATGAGGCAGAGAGAGCGATCGGCGATGCATCGAAAGAGCATGATATGATATTGTTTGACTGCGTTACGCTTTATATTACGAATACACTGTTGAAAGACTATCGAGAAGAGAAACTCGCACATCATTATGAAATCGTGACGACCGCGATCGAGCGATTGATCATAAGTGCGAAAGAATCGGATAGTATCGTAATATTTGTCACGAATGAAGTCGGTTCGGGAATCGTGCCGGGCGATGCTCTGTCCAGAGAATATCGTGATCTGGCGGGACTTGCGAATCAGCTCATAGCGTCTGCTGCCGACGAGGTATATCTGGTAACTTGCGGTTTGGCAACAGAGATAAAACGAAATGCAATTATCTTATAA